The Nocardia sp. BMG51109 nucleotide sequence CGGGCCCCAGGCGATGCTGGTGGCCGGCAGCCCGGCCGCCCGCCGATACCGGGCGAGGGCGTCGAGGAAGACGTTGGCCGCCGCGTAGTTGGCCTGGCCGGGCGCGCCCAGGGTGCCGGCCGCCGAGGAGAAGTACACGACGAACTCCAGCGTCCGGCCGGCGGTCGCGACGTGCAGGTTCCACGCGCCCGCCGCCTTGGCTGCGAGCACCGTGTCGACGGCGGCCTCGTCGAGATGTTCGATCAGTCCGTCCGCCAATGTGCCCGCGACGTGCAGGATTCCGCGCAGCGGCGGTCCGGCCCGGCCGATGCTCGCGACCAGCTCGCCGACCTGGTCGGCCCGGCCGACGTCGACGTGCCGCACGGAGACCTCGGTACCGGCAGCGCGCAGTTGCTCGATCACGGTGGCGGCGTGGGCATTCGGCGCGCGGCGGCCGACGAGCACGAGATGGCGGGCGCCCCGCTCGACCGACCACCGCGCCAGCTCGATACCGATACCGCCCAGGCCGCCGGTGATCAGATAGGTGCCGTCGGCATGCAACCGCGGCTCGGTGATGTGGATGTCCGGTGCCGCGCCCGCGGCCACCAGCACCACCTTGCCGATGTGCCGGGCCCGCGCCATGTGCTCGAACGCCGCCTGCGCCTCACCGAGATCGAACACGGTGACCGGCAGCGGCGCGTACTCGCCCGCCTCGACGTGCCCCATGATCGTGCGCAGCGCGGCCGCGACCCGGTCGGGACGCTGCCACGCCGTCGCGGTGAGATCGACGGTGAAGTGCGAGACGTTCTGCCGCAACAGCCACAGATCCAGCGTGCGCCGCTCGTGGATGTCGCGCTTGCCGATCTCGACGAAGCGTCCGAACGGGCGCAGCAGAGCAAGACTGCGCGACACCGCCTCGCCGGACAGCGAGTTCAGCACCACGTCCACGCCCGTGCCGCCCGTGGCGTCCACGATCTCGCGGGCGAAGGCCAGCGACCGAGAATCCATCACATGTTCGATACCCATGCGGCGCAGGTGGTTTCGCTTCTCCTCGCTACCGGCCGTCGCGTAGATCTCGGCGCCGATCCGGCGCGCGATCTGAATCGCGGCCAGGCCGACGCCACCGGTGGCGGCGTGGATCAGCACCCGCTCCCCCGGCTCCAGCCGGGCGAGCTCGCACAGTGCCCGGTGGGCGGTGAGAAAGGCGACCGGGATGGTGGCCGCATCCGCCGGGCTGATCCCGTCCGGCACGGGCACCACGAGTTCGGCGGCGGTGGTGACGTAGGAACCGAACGCGGGCATGGCGATCGCGGCCACGACATCGCCGGGGGCGATGCCCTCGACTCCCGCGCCGACCGCGACGACGGTCCCGGCGCATTCCGCGCCGAGCACCGCGTGGCTGCCGTTCTCCGGCGGGATGACCCCGAGCGCCTCCACCACGTCGTGAAAGTTCAAGCCGGCGGCCCGGACCCGGATCTCCACCTCGCCCGGTCCGGGTTCCCGGCGTGCGACCCGCTGCAACCGCAGCGCGTCCAGCAACCCGGGCGCGGCCTGCCGCACCACGTAGCCCTCGTCCGGTTCGGCCGGGCGCACGACCGGTTCCGGTTCCGCGACAGGGGCGATGCGAGCGACGAAGCGCTGGTCCGCGCGCAGGGCCAGTTCGGTTTCGGGGTTGTCGGCCGTCAATTCGCCGACGAGGGCGTCGTATTCGCGGTCGTCCGGCGCCGGGCTCATATCGACACGCGTGCACCGCAATTCGGGATACTCGTGTTCGATTGTCCGGGCCAGGCCCCACGTCGGCGCGGTGACGGCGGCGTCGAGGCAGGTCTGTTCGTCGAGCGCGGCGCCCGGCGGCAGATCCTGCGTTCCGCGGGTGACCAGATACAGCCGGGGCGGGCGCGCGGGCCAGTCGTAGCGGGCCAGATCCTGTGCCCGGCCGAGGAATTCGAGGATCGACTCGCGCACCGAAGCGGGGATGTCCGGAAGCGCCGATTCGGTGGCGGGACCCGTCGCCAGGTAGACCACGCCGGCCACCTCGTCGTCGGCGGCGAGGACGTCGTACAGGTTCGTCTCGCGATCGCAGACCGAGACGGCGCACCCGGCCGCCGCCAGGCGCTCCCGCAGCTCGTCCGCCGCGCCGCCCGCGCCGACGATCAGCCAGGGCCCCGCCGCCCGCGGCGATTCGGCCGGGAGCGGCGCCGGATCCCAGCGCACGGCGTGGAACCAGTTCCGCGGGCCCTCGGCCTCCCGCTGGAGTTGTTCGGCCAGGCAGCGCACCCGCAGGCCCGCCCCGTCGGCCAGCACCGTGCCGTCCTCCGCGACGATCTCGAAGTCGCCCTCCAGCAGCCCGGCCTCGGAGATGCCCCGGTTGACCATGTGGCATTCCGCCGCCGCCGTGAGATCACCGCGGATGCGCAGCCGGTCCAGCCCGACCGGCAGATAGATACTGCCCGCGAGCGTATCGGCGGAATCGACGGTGGCGGCCAGGGTCTGAAACGCCGCGTCGAGCCGGATCATGGTGTCGGCCAGCTCCGATCCGGTGGATATGGGAGCCAGGCTCGCCACCGCATCGGCGCCGCAACGCCGGATCTCCACGATCCGCCGGAAGGCCGGACCGTACTCGAGACCGGCCTCGGCGAGGGTTCGGTAGAACTCCGCCGCCGGCACGCTTACCGACGAGTCGTGCGAATCCGCCTGCGGGCGGCCGCGACCCGCGACCGAGTCGCCGCGGGCCGAGACACCGTCGGCCGGGACGTCATCCCCGCCCACGACACCCCCGGCCACACCATCGCCGGTCATGCCTTCGGCCGCAGCGCGGCCGTCGGCGCCTCCCGCTGCCATATCCGCCGGCCCGTGGCCGTTGCGGGCCCGGCCGGCAGCACGCGCACCCTGGACCGCACTGCCCCGGGCCACTCCGCTCCCGGCCGCGCTGCCGCCGGACGTGTCCAGGGCACGAATCACCCCGTCGCTCAGCCGTTCCCAGGGCGAATCGGCGACCGAGCGGTCCGCCGCGAGAATTCGCACCGAGGCCGAGTCACCGGAACGGTCGAGCACGGCGAGCTGGACCGGCCGGGCCGTACCCGGCTCCAGGGTCAACGCCGTGGTGAACTCGAAATCGGCCACCTCGCAGCCGGTTCCGCCGAACAGCTGCCGCGCCGCCGTGCACGCCAGCGCCACGTACAGCGCGGCCGGGACGACGGGTACCGACCGCACGCGGTGATCGGCCAGGCCGGGCATCGTATCCAGCGAGACCTCCGTCTGCCAGAAGGCCGTGCCCGCGTGAATCGCCGAATCGAGCCGCACCAGCTCACCCCTGGCCGCCCCGGACGGAGCGGTGAGATCGTCGGTGATCCAGTGGATTTCGCGCTGCCACGGATAACGCGGCGGCCGGACGAAGTGACCGCCGTGCGGGTACTGCAGCTGCCATTGCACCGGATAGCCGGCGCAGTACAGCTCGCCCACCGAGGCCAGCAGCTCCGCCTGCTCGTCGGTGTCGCGGCGCATCGACTCGACAATGGTTGTCGCCGTGACGCTTCCGCCCGGAGCCGGGCGGCGGGTGTCGCGGATGTCGATGAGCGCCGCGGTCAGCACCGGATGCGGGCTCACCTCCAGCAGCAGGTCGTAGCCGTCGTCGACCATCCCCCCGACGGCCGCCTCGAACTGCACCGTCTCACGGAGGTTCCGGCCCCAGTACCCGGCCGACAGCTCGCCGCCGTCGTGGATCTCCCCGGTGACCGTCGAGTAGATCGGCACGGTCCCGGTCCGCGGCCGGATCCCCGACAGGTCGGCCTCCAGCGCCGGGCGCAGCTCGTCCATGTGCGGGCTGTGCCCCGCCACATCGGATTTGATCGCGCGGCAGAACACGTCCTCCCGTTCGAACTGCTCCAGCGCGGCGCGCACCGCCTCGGCATCCCCGGACAGCACGGTCGCGCCGGGACTGTTCACCGCGGCGATACCGATGCCGGCGCCGAATTCGGCCAGCCGCGGGGCGAGCCGGTCGGCGGGCAGTTCGACCACGGCCATCGCGCCGCGACCCGACAGCGTCCGCAACAGCCGCGCGCGCTCGCAGATGACCGCCGCCGCATCGGGCAGTTCCAGCGCGCCGGCCACGTGGGCGGCGGCCACCTCGCCCATGCTGTGCCCGGTGACGGCGTCGGGAACGACACCGACCGACCGCCACCACGCCGCCAGTGCCACCTGGATCGCGAACAGCGTCGGCTGTAGGACGTCGATCTCGTCGAGGCGGGAACGCTCGGCGTCGGCGTGCAACTCGTCGATGACCGACCAGCCGGTGTTGCGGCGGATCTCTCGATCACAGGCGGTCAGGGCCGCGCGGAAGGCCGGCTCCCGGGTGAACAGCTGCTTGCCCATGCCCTGCCACTGCGAGCCCTGACCGGAGAACACGAAGCCGATCCGCGGCGTGCGGCCGGGCCGGCGGCCGACGGCCGTCCCGGTGCGCGCCGCGCCGTTCAGATAGGCCGACAGTTGTTCGGCGGCTTCGTCTTTCGACTTCGCCACGACCGTGAGCCGCTCGTCCAGATGGGTGCTGCGCACCGCCGCCGAATAGGTCAGCGACGACCAGTCCGGCGCGTCCTCACCGGTATCGGTCAGCACGTCGACGTAGCGCCGCGCCAGCTCGCGCAGCGCCTCCGGCGACTGCGCGGAGATCGGCAGGATCGCGTGGTCGCGCGCGCCCTCCCGGGGCCGACGCTCGACACCCGGCTGCCGGGGCGCGGCCGTCAGCACCGCGTGGGAGTTGGTGCCGCCGAAGCCGAACGAGCTGACGCCCACCGGCCCCGGATCCGGCCACTCCTCGAGCCGGTCACAGACGCGCAGCGTGGCCAGATCGATGGCCGGGTTCGGCTGCCGGTAGTGCAGGCTCGGCGGCAGCGTCCGATGGTGCAGCGCCAGCGCCGCCTTGATGGTTCCGGCGATGCCCGCGGCCGCCTCGAGATGGCCGATATTCGTCTTGACCGAGCCGATGACACAAGGGTTTCCGGGGTCGCGACCCGCACCGAGCACGGCTGCCAACGCGCCGGTCTCGATGGCGTCACCGATCGACGTGCCGGTCCCGTGCGCCTCGACATAGCCGACGTCGCCCGGTGCGATCCCCGCATCGGCGTAGGCGCGGGCCAGCACGGCCCGCTGCGACCGCCCGTTGGGCGCCATCAACCCGTTGGTCCGCCCATCCTGGTTGACCGCGCTCCCCCGGATCACCGCGTACACCGGATGCCCCTCCGCCATCGCCCGCGACAGCGGTTCCAGCGCCACGACGGCCGCGCCCTCACCGCGCACGTACCCGTCGGCGGAGGTGTCGAAGGTCTTGCACCGCCCGTCGGGCGCCACCACCCCGGCCCGGGCCATATTGATGCCCAGGTCCGGCGACAGCATCACGTTGACCCCGCCCGCGACCGCGAGCGTGCTCTCCCCCGTGCGCAGCGACCGGCAGGCGTCGTGCACCGCGACCAGCGACGACGAACAGGCGGTGTCGACGGCCACGCTCGGCCCGCGGAAGTCGAAGAGGTACGACACCCGGTTCGCCGCGACGCTCACGGCATTGCCGGTGCCCGAGTACGCCTCGATCCGGTCCTCGCTGCGGTAGAAGGTGCGCCCGTAGTCGTTGGACGAAATACCCACGAAGACACCGACATCGGTGCCGGCCAGCCGCTCGACGTCCAGTCCGGCATCCGCCAGCGCCTCCCAGACCACCTCCAGCATCAGCCGCTGCTGCGGATCGATGTGCTTGGCCTCGCGCGGCGAGATCCCGAAGAACTCGGCATCGAAACCGCGCACGTCGTCGAGGAATCCGCCCCAGCGCACCTCGCGGTGCTCCCAGCGGTCGACGGGCACCGCGGTGACGGCGTCCACGCCGGTGGTCAGCAGATCCCAGAACGCCTCGGTGCCGTCGGCGCCGGGGAACCGGCAGCCGATGCCGACGATGGCGATGGGCTCGCCCGTCTCGGCGCCGCCCCCGGCCTGCGGTTCGGCCGCGACCTCGGCGGAGGGAGAGTCCTCGGTCAGGGCGCGGGCGAGATCGGCGATGGTCGGGTGCTCGTAGATCAGCGCCGGCGCAATCTCGGTGCCGAGGTGTTCGCCCAGCGCGCCGACGAGTTTGATGCCGCGCACCGAATCCAGGCCGTAGTAGGCGAACAGCTGCCCGGTGTCGATATCGCTTGCCGGAAGCCGGAACTCGCGGGACAGATGATCGACCATCCAGTCCTCGAGTTCCCGCGCGCTCACCGTGGTCGCCGGTGCGGCGGCGGCCTCCGCGGCGCGATCGGCCGGCGCCGCGGTGGCCTGGCCCGACCATTCGCCGAGGACCTTCAGGCTGTCGTCACCGAGCTTTTCGCGGCAGGCGAACCGCTGCACCTTTCCGCTCGTCGTGCTCGGCAGGCTGTATGCGCGCACGAGCACGATCTGCGACACCGCGACCTCGTGTTCCTGCGCCACCGCGGTCGCGATGGCGCGGCACACCGTGTCCGCGTCGAGTTCGTCGGTCCGGTCGCGCTCCACCTCCTGGACGATCACCAACCGCTCGTCCACCGATCCCGGCACGGAGAAGGCCGCGCCGCGGCCGCGCAGCAGTATCGGATCGCTCTCCTGCACGGTGTTCTCGATATCGTCCGGGTACAGGTTGCGGCCGCGGATGATGATCAGATCCTTGAGCCGCCCCGCGACGAAAAGCTCTCCCTCGCCGACGAATCCGAGGTCGCCGGTGCGCAGGTAGGGCCCGGACGGCTCGCCGCCGGGGGTGCTCAGCCGGGCGCCGAAGGTGCGGGCCGACGCCTCCGGCTGGCCCCAGTAGCCGCGAGCGACCGCATCGCTGGCCACCCACACCTCGCCCACGGTGCCGTCCGGGCACCGCTCGAAGGTGTCCGGATCGGCGACGACGACCCGGGTGCCCTCCTGCGGGCGCCCGCACCCGACCATGGTCACCGCGTCGGCATCGGTCTCCGCCGCCTCGACCGCCTCGCCTTCGCTCAAGGCGCTGCGCCGCAACGTCTTTCGCAGCGGTCCATCCGCGCGCGGCGACCCCGTCACGAGCAGCGTCCCCTCGGCCAACCCGTACACCGGTTGCAGCGCCGAGGCACGGAATCCCGCGGGGGCGAAGGCCTCCGCGAAGCGGCGCATCGTATCCGGGCGCACCGCCTCGGCGCCGCACATCGCGACCCGCCAGCCGCTCAGGTCCAGTTCCGCGCGCTCCTCGGGTGTCGTGGTGTCCACGCAGAGGTCGTAGGCGAAGTTGGGCGCCGTGGTGACCAGGGCCCGCTTGCCGGAGATCCGGCGCAGCCACCGAATCGGGCGCTGCACGAACGAGATCGGCGACATCAGCTCGCCGCCGTAACCGGACTGGATGGTTCCCAGCACCGCGCCGACCAGGCCCATATCGTGATGCAGCGGCAGCCAGAACACCGCGGACAACCCGTCGGTCTCGTCGAGATCGCCGTAGGCCGCCCGAATGCTGCCCAGGTTGTGCACGAAATTCCGGTGCGTCATCATGACGCCCTTCGGATCCCCGGTGGAGCCCGAGGTGTATTGCAGCACCATCAGGTCGTCCGGCCGCGGATCGCCGGCCGGGCGATGTTCC carries:
- a CDS encoding type I polyketide synthase, which produces MTNDESELTLAHLLRSRAEAHPDRDVFSYLPDGETVAERWTYGELHERALGVASWLTGSGAAGERVLVMHSNPLHFVAAIFGCAYSGAVAVPAYSPVGKRQKFRIAKIVSDSGAGFALSSADALDRDRSGIESTEAAPAMSWCASDILPATAEHRPAGDPRPDDLMVLQYTSGSTGDPKGVMMTHRNFVHNLGSIRAAYGDLDETDGLSAVFWLPLHHDMGLVGAVLGTIQSGYGGELMSPISFVQRPIRWLRRISGKRALVTTAPNFAYDLCVDTTTPEERAELDLSGWRVAMCGAEAVRPDTMRRFAEAFAPAGFRASALQPVYGLAEGTLLVTGSPRADGPLRKTLRRSALSEGEAVEAAETDADAVTMVGCGRPQEGTRVVVADPDTFERCPDGTVGEVWVASDAVARGYWGQPEASARTFGARLSTPGGEPSGPYLRTGDLGFVGEGELFVAGRLKDLIIIRGRNLYPDDIENTVQESDPILLRGRGAAFSVPGSVDERLVIVQEVERDRTDELDADTVCRAIATAVAQEHEVAVSQIVLVRAYSLPSTTSGKVQRFACREKLGDDSLKVLGEWSGQATAAPADRAAEAAAAPATTVSARELEDWMVDHLSREFRLPASDIDTGQLFAYYGLDSVRGIKLVGALGEHLGTEIAPALIYEHPTIADLARALTEDSPSAEVAAEPQAGGGAETGEPIAIVGIGCRFPGADGTEAFWDLLTTGVDAVTAVPVDRWEHREVRWGGFLDDVRGFDAEFFGISPREAKHIDPQQRLMLEVVWEALADAGLDVERLAGTDVGVFVGISSNDYGRTFYRSEDRIEAYSGTGNAVSVAANRVSYLFDFRGPSVAVDTACSSSLVAVHDACRSLRTGESTLAVAGGVNVMLSPDLGINMARAGVVAPDGRCKTFDTSADGYVRGEGAAVVALEPLSRAMAEGHPVYAVIRGSAVNQDGRTNGLMAPNGRSQRAVLARAYADAGIAPGDVGYVEAHGTGTSIGDAIETGALAAVLGAGRDPGNPCVIGSVKTNIGHLEAAAGIAGTIKAALALHHRTLPPSLHYRQPNPAIDLATLRVCDRLEEWPDPGPVGVSSFGFGGTNSHAVLTAAPRQPGVERRPREGARDHAILPISAQSPEALRELARRYVDVLTDTGEDAPDWSSLTYSAAVRSTHLDERLTVVAKSKDEAAEQLSAYLNGAARTGTAVGRRPGRTPRIGFVFSGQGSQWQGMGKQLFTREPAFRAALTACDREIRRNTGWSVIDELHADAERSRLDEIDVLQPTLFAIQVALAAWWRSVGVVPDAVTGHSMGEVAAAHVAGALELPDAAAVICERARLLRTLSGRGAMAVVELPADRLAPRLAEFGAGIGIAAVNSPGATVLSGDAEAVRAALEQFEREDVFCRAIKSDVAGHSPHMDELRPALEADLSGIRPRTGTVPIYSTVTGEIHDGGELSAGYWGRNLRETVQFEAAVGGMVDDGYDLLLEVSPHPVLTAALIDIRDTRRPAPGGSVTATTIVESMRRDTDEQAELLASVGELYCAGYPVQWQLQYPHGGHFVRPPRYPWQREIHWITDDLTAPSGAARGELVRLDSAIHAGTAFWQTEVSLDTMPGLADHRVRSVPVVPAALYVALACTAARQLFGGTGCEVADFEFTTALTLEPGTARPVQLAVLDRSGDSASVRILAADRSVADSPWERLSDGVIRALDTSGGSAAGSGVARGSAVQGARAAGRARNGHGPADMAAGGADGRAAAEGMTGDGVAGGVVGGDDVPADGVSARGDSVAGRGRPQADSHDSSVSVPAAEFYRTLAEAGLEYGPAFRRIVEIRRCGADAVASLAPISTGSELADTMIRLDAAFQTLAATVDSADTLAGSIYLPVGLDRLRIRGDLTAAAECHMVNRGISEAGLLEGDFEIVAEDGTVLADGAGLRVRCLAEQLQREAEGPRNWFHAVRWDPAPLPAESPRAAGPWLIVGAGGAADELRERLAAAGCAVSVCDRETNLYDVLAADDEVAGVVYLATGPATESALPDIPASVRESILEFLGRAQDLARYDWPARPPRLYLVTRGTQDLPPGAALDEQTCLDAAVTAPTWGLARTIEHEYPELRCTRVDMSPAPDDREYDALVGELTADNPETELALRADQRFVARIAPVAEPEPVVRPAEPDEGYVVRQAAPGLLDALRLQRVARREPGPGEVEIRVRAAGLNFHDVVEALGVIPPENGSHAVLGAECAGTVVAVGAGVEGIAPGDVVAAIAMPAFGSYVTTAAELVVPVPDGISPADAATIPVAFLTAHRALCELARLEPGERVLIHAATGGVGLAAIQIARRIGAEIYATAGSEEKRNHLRRMGIEHVMDSRSLAFAREIVDATGGTGVDVVLNSLSGEAVSRSLALLRPFGRFVEIGKRDIHERRTLDLWLLRQNVSHFTVDLTATAWQRPDRVAAALRTIMGHVEAGEYAPLPVTVFDLGEAQAAFEHMARARHIGKVVLVAAGAAPDIHITEPRLHADGTYLITGGLGGIGIELARWSVERGARHLVLVGRRAPNAHAATVIEQLRAAGTEVSVRHVDVGRADQVGELVASIGRAGPPLRGILHVAGTLADGLIEHLDEAAVDTVLAAKAAGAWNLHVATAGRTLEFVVYFSSAAGTLGAPGQANYAAANVFLDALARYRRAAGLPATSIAWGPWGEIGLAVRDDRSAHVRSMGIGMIEPAAGLAALDRVLPADPVQSMVLPTTGTGSADLSDIPRLRELTPAASESASPQADGDVAAALAQAEPGARPGMVADYLIAVVARRLGMDADAIETDRPLRYLGLDSLGAMELRTRIQRDLAVTIPLVKLLEGPSIAEFTAWLLGQLDTGTPASATRAAAAPAATDKPAQARHLLDRLDTLPDDDVDRLLSDLLASEGDKAS